One genomic segment of Colias croceus chromosome 16, ilColCroc2.1 includes these proteins:
- the LOC123698624 gene encoding uncharacterized protein LOC123698624 — MAPSSRQNNSQQYYIKLICNILYYCGLGNCWYEDRKSTKLHKKLYTAWSISANVFGVIIILNEVLANMRTDLTPKEKNDLMQFTFGHPTISAKIVILYIKREEIKVFFKRMLDDTRNSIEDNIEKHAVKRALFYCLVLISVLALALFLTVVDAVRAYLVQGIPIRTEVIFYPTASDTGIFVNILRVFVEIHFWLFIIIMTSVDCLSLCSLVFLGFKFRGVRIYFEKLGEKFNKPTFVSEEFERDFIVGVQLHEDALWCARNVQKSMGYIYSVQIVESITLLVISLLRLVGAGHANPTLFFVGMTATICLVILTGSYMMDAADVTHEALQISTAIFHCGWENVKVGPGLRTTIVLALQRSQDPVYLTAFGVIKLSYASFISILRSSYSFFAVMY; from the exons ATGGCGCCGTCTTCGCGACAGAATAACTCTcaacaatattacataaagcTGATTTGTAACATCCTGTATTATTGTGGTTTGGGCAATTGTTGGTACGAAGACAGAAAAAGTactaaattacacaaaaaactaTACACAGCCTGGTCTATTTCTGCTAATGTCTTTGGAGTCATTATTATTCTGAACGAAGTCTTAGCAAATATGCGAACAGATTTAACACCAAAAGAAAAGAATGATCTAATGCAATTCACATTTGGACACCCTACAATAAGCGCAAAGATTGTTATACTGTACATAAAGAGGGAAGAAATAAAGGTGTTCTTCAAGAGAATGTTAGATGATACGAGGAACTCGATAGAAGATAATATAGAGAAGCACGCTGTTAAGAGGGCACTGTTTTATTGCCTTGTGTTGATCAGTGTGTTGGCTCTGGCCCTGTTTTTAACGGTAGTCGATGCAGTGAGAGCATATTTAGTACAAG GTATACCAATAAGAACAGAAGTGATATTTTACCCAACAGCATCAGACACAGGCATATTTGTGAATATTCTACGCGTGTTCGTTGAAATACATTTCTGGCTGTTCATCATAATTATGACGTCAGTCGACTGTCTGTCCCTCTGCTCTTTAGTCTTCCTTGGCTTTAAGTTCAGAGGCGTCAGGATTTACTTTGAGAAACTTGGAGAAAAATTCAATAAGCCCACATTTGTTAGTGAGGAGTTTGAAAGAGATTTCATAGTTGGTGTTCAGTTACATGAAGACGCTTTGTG gTGTGCCCGTAACGTTCAAAAATCAATGggatatatttatagtgtccAAATTGTTGAAAGCATTACCCTATTAGTTATTTCTCTATTGCGATTAGTT ggTGCTGGCCATGCTAATCCAACGCTGTTTTTTGTTGGAATGACAGCTACCATTTGCTTGGTGATATTGACAGGATCTTATATGATGGACGCTGCTGATGTTACTCACGAG GCTTTACAAATATCAACTGCAATTTTCCACTGCGGTTGGGAGAACGTCAAGGTCGGGCCTGGTCTGCGCACAACAATCGTGCTGGCTCTGCAGCGGAGCCAGGATCCCGTGTACCTGACTGCTTTTGGAGTTATCAAGCTTTCGTATGCTAGTTTTATTTCG aTTCTCCGATCGTCGTATTCATTCTTTGCGGTTATGTATTAG